The bacterium genome window below encodes:
- the hisG gene encoding ATP phosphoribosyltransferase, with amino-acid sequence MKLKIGLPKGSLQESTFKLFRRAGFSVTLGSSRSLYPKFDDPEIEALLLRAQEMGPYVAKGVLDVGLTGLDWIRETGSKVHEVAELNYAKGGLGAVRWVLAVPEDSKVRRAEDLAGKRVATELVNVSRQFFRKKGVKVDLEFSWGSTEAKPPVLADAIVELTETGSSLRANNLRIVEDVLISRTKLIANPEAWKNAWKREKIETVNLLLQAALAAEDKVGLKMNLPRAALAKVTKILPAMHTPTVSQLADAGWIAIEVIIDERVVRHILPGLKKAGASGIVEYPLNKLVV; translated from the coding sequence ATGAAGCTCAAGATCGGGCTCCCCAAGGGCAGCCTGCAGGAGTCGACGTTCAAGCTCTTCCGCCGGGCGGGGTTCTCCGTCACCCTCGGCTCGAGCCGCTCCCTCTACCCGAAGTTCGACGACCCCGAGATCGAGGCGCTGCTGCTGCGCGCGCAGGAGATGGGGCCCTACGTGGCCAAGGGCGTCCTCGACGTCGGCCTCACGGGCCTCGACTGGATCCGCGAGACCGGCTCGAAGGTGCACGAGGTCGCGGAGCTCAACTACGCCAAGGGCGGGCTCGGGGCGGTGCGCTGGGTGCTCGCGGTCCCGGAGGACTCGAAGGTCCGCCGGGCCGAGGACCTCGCGGGCAAGCGGGTGGCGACCGAGCTGGTGAACGTCTCGCGGCAGTTCTTCCGCAAGAAGGGCGTGAAGGTCGACCTGGAGTTCTCCTGGGGCTCGACCGAGGCCAAGCCGCCGGTTCTCGCCGACGCGATCGTCGAGCTGACCGAGACCGGCAGCTCGCTGCGCGCGAACAACCTGCGGATCGTCGAGGACGTGCTCATCTCGCGGACGAAGCTCATCGCCAACCCCGAGGCCTGGAAGAACGCCTGGAAGCGCGAGAAGATCGAGACGGTCAACCTGCTGCTGCAGGCGGCGCTGGCGGCCGAGGACAAGGTCGGGCTGAAGATGAACCTGCCGCGGGCGGCGCTGGCGAAGGTCACGAAGATCCTCCCGGCGATGCACACGCCGACCGTCTCGCAGCTGGCCGATGCGGGGTGGATCGCCATCGAGGTCATCATCGACGAGCGGGTCGTGCGGCACATCCTGCCGGGGCTCAAGAAGGCCGGCGCCAGCGGCATCGTCGAATACCCTTTGAACAAGTTGGTGGTGTAG
- a CDS encoding PhoH family protein, whose translation MTGKTTKGEEILEGESDLAWLAGGGGNALRAVEEASGVHLATRGNKVLLEGPAALVERARAFLRELARLRAGGLDLQPSDVRHAGRAFFREGSDLAAIFQEVVLVAPNKRPITPKSATQQRYVRAIRENDLVLGIGPAGTGKTFLAMAMGVALLAQKRVSRIILTRPAVEAGERLGFLPGDLYDKIHPYLRPLYDALYHMVDPDRVARLVERGTIEVAPLAYMRGRTLNDSFIILDEAQNSTTEQMKMFLTRLGFDAKAVITGDVTQIDLPSGRASGLIEAAQVLHDVPGVGIVRFSERDVVRHELVQKIILAYERHARREPGAAGTGEGG comes from the coding sequence GTGACGGGCAAGACGACGAAGGGCGAGGAGATCCTCGAGGGCGAGAGCGATCTCGCCTGGCTCGCGGGCGGGGGCGGCAACGCCCTGCGCGCGGTCGAGGAGGCCAGCGGCGTGCACCTGGCCACCCGCGGCAACAAGGTCCTCCTCGAAGGGCCGGCGGCGCTGGTCGAGCGCGCCCGCGCCTTCCTGCGCGAGCTGGCGCGGTTGCGCGCGGGCGGCCTGGACCTGCAGCCCTCGGACGTGCGGCACGCCGGCCGCGCCTTCTTCCGCGAGGGCAGCGATCTGGCCGCGATCTTCCAGGAGGTCGTCCTCGTCGCGCCGAACAAGCGGCCGATCACGCCCAAGAGCGCGACCCAGCAGCGCTACGTGCGCGCCATCCGCGAGAACGACCTCGTGCTCGGGATCGGGCCCGCCGGCACCGGCAAGACCTTCCTCGCCATGGCCATGGGCGTCGCGCTGCTGGCGCAGAAGCGGGTCTCGCGCATCATCCTCACGCGGCCGGCGGTCGAGGCGGGCGAGCGTCTCGGCTTCCTCCCCGGGGACCTCTACGACAAGATCCACCCCTACCTGCGGCCGCTCTACGACGCGCTCTACCACATGGTCGACCCGGACCGCGTCGCCAGGCTCGTCGAGCGGGGCACGATCGAGGTCGCCCCGCTGGCGTACATGCGCGGGCGGACCCTCAACGACTCGTTCATCATCCTCGACGAGGCGCAGAACTCGACCACCGAGCAGATGAAGATGTTCCTCACGCGCCTCGGCTTCGACGCCAAGGCGGTGATCACCGGCGACGTCACGCAGATCGACCTGCCGTCGGGGCGCGCCTCGGGGCTGATCGAGGCGGCGCAGGTGCTCCACGACGTCCCGGGGGTCGGGATCGTGCGCTTCTCCGAGCGCGACGTGGTGCGCCACGAACTGGTGCAGAAGATCATCCTCGCCTACGAGCGGCACGCGCGGCGCGAGCCCGGCGCGGCGGGGACGGGGGAGGGCGGCTGA